One segment of Coregonus clupeaformis isolate EN_2021a chromosome 38, ASM2061545v1, whole genome shotgun sequence DNA contains the following:
- the smc3 gene encoding structural maintenance of chromosomes protein 3: MYIKQVIIQGFRSYRDQTVVDPFSPKSNVIVGRNGSGKSNFFYAIQFVLSDEFSHLRPEQRLALLHEGTGPRVISAFVEIIFDNSDNRLPIDKEEVSLRRVIGAKKDQYFLDKKMVTKNDVMNLLESAGFSRSNPYYIVKQGKINQMATAPDSQRLKLLREVAGTRVYDERKEESISLMKETEGKREKINELLKYIEERLQTLEDEKEELAQYQKWDKMRRALEYTIYNQELNETRAKLDELSSKRETCGDKSRHLRDAQQDARDKVEETERVVREKKSKISAMKEEKEQLSSERQEQIKQRTKLELKSKDLQEELAGNSEQKKRLLKERQKLLEKIEEKQKELQETEPKFNTVKEREERGIARLAQATQERTDLYAKQGRGSQFTSKEERDKWIKKELKSLDQAINDKKRQIAAIHKDLEDTETNKEKNLEQYSKLDQDLNEVKTRVEELDKKYYEVKNKKDELQSERNYLWREENAEQQALAAKREELEKKQQLLRAATGKAILNGIDSINKVLEHFRRKGINQHVINGYHGIVMNNFECEPAFYTCVEVTAGTRLFYHIVETDEVSTKILTEFNKMNLPGEVTFLPLSKLDVRDTAYPETNDAIPMISKLRYSQQFDKAFKHVFGKTLICRSMEVSTQLARAFTMDCITLEGDQVSHRGALTGGYYDTRKSRLELQKDMRKAEEELGELEAKLNENLRRNIERINNEIDQLMNQMQQIETQQRKFKASRDSILSEMKMLKEKRQQSEKTFMPKQRSLQSLEASLHAMESTRESLKAELGTDLLSQLSLEDQRRVDDLNDEIRQLQQDNRQLLNERIKLEGIMTRVETYLNENLRKRLDQVEQELNELRETEGGTMLTATSSELEGINKRIKDTLARSEDLDVLIDKAEIEVKDHAKSMDRWKNVEKEQNDAINHDTKELEKMTNRQGMLLKKKEECMKKIRELGSLPQEAFEKYQTLTLKQLFRKLEQCNTELKKYSHVNKKALDQFVNFSEQKEKLIKRQDELERGHKSIMELMNVLELRKYEAIQLTFKQVSKNFSEVFQKLVPGGKATLVMKKGDTEGGQSQDEGEGGTDSEKGSGSQSSVPSVDQFTGVGIRVSFTGKQGEMREMQQLSGGQKSLVALALIFAIQKCDPAPFYLFDEIDQALDAQHRKAVSDMIVELAGHAQFITTTFRPELLESADKFYGVKFRNKVSHIDVISAEQAKDFVEDDTTHG, from the exons ATGTACATCAAACAG GTCATCATCCAGGGGTTTCGAAGTTACAGGGACCAGACTGTGGTGGATCCTTTCAGTCCAAAGTCCAATGTCATCG TGGGAAGAAACGGATCTGGAAAAAGTAACTTTTTCTACG CCATTCAGTTTGTGCTCAGCGATGAGTTCAGCCACCTTCGCCCCGAACAGCGCCTGGCCTTGCTCCAT GAGGGAACTGGTCCTCGTGTTATCTCGGCTTTTGTGGAGATTATATTTGACAATTCTGACAACAGGTTGCCG ATCGACAAAGAGGAGGTGTCCCTCCGTCGTGTCATTGGCGCCAAGAAGGACCAGTACTTCTTAGACAAAAAGATGGTGAC TAAAAATGACGTCATGAACCTCTTGGAGAGTGCTGGTTTCTCCCGTAGTAACCCCTACTACATCGTCAAGCAGGGAAAG ATTAACCAGATGGCTACAGCCCCTGATTCCCAGCGTCTGAAGCTGCTGCGTGAGGTGGCAGGAACCAGGGTGTACGACGAGCGCAAGGAAGAGTCCATCTCCCTCATGAAGGAAACGG AGGGTAAGAGGGAGAAGATCAATGAGCTGCTGAAGTACATTGAGGAGcgtctccagaccctggaggatgagaaggaggagctGGCTCAGTACCAGAAGTGGGACAAGATGAGGAGGGCTCTGGAGTACACCATCTATAACCAGGAGCTCAACGAGACACGCGCCAAACTGGACGAG TTGTCCTCCAAGAGAGAGACCTGTGGAGACAAGTCCAGACATCTGAGAGACGCCCAGCAGGATGCCAGAGACAAAGTAGAG GAGACGGAGCGTGTGGTACGTGAGAAGAAGTCTAAGATCAGTGCcatgaaggaggagaaggagcagctgagctcagagagacaggagcagatTAAACAGAGGACCAAGCTGGAGCTCAAATCCAAAGACCTGCAGGAGGAGCTGGCCGGCAACAGCGAACAGAAG AAACGTCTGCTGAAGGAGCGTCAGAAGCTGCTGGAGAAGATAGAGGAGAAGCAGAAGGAGCTGCAGGAGACTGAGCCCAAGTTCAACACtgtgaaggagagggaggagaggggcatCGCCAG ACTTGCCCAGGCCACCCAGGAGAGAACTGACCTGTACGCCAAGCAGGGCCGAGGCAGCCAGTTCACTTCTAAAGAGGAGAGGGACAAGTGGATCAAGAAGGAACTCAAGTCCCTGGACCAGGCCATCAACGACAAGAAGAGGCAGATTGCTGCCATTCATAAAGacctggaggacactgagaccaACAAGGAGAAGAACCTGGAACAGTACAGT AAACTGGACCAGGACCTGAATGAGGTGAAGACCAGGGTGGAAGAGCTGGACAAGAAATACTACGAAGTCAAGAACAAGAAGGACGAGCTGCAGAGCGAGAGAAA CTATCTGTGGCGGGAGGAGAACGCTGAGCAGCAGGCCCTGGCAGCCAAACGAGAGGAGCTGGAGAAGAAACAACAGCTCCTTAGAGCAGCCACCGGCAAG GCCATTCTGAATGGTATTGACAGCATCAACAAGGTGCTGGAGCATTTCCGCAGAAAGGGGATCAACCAGCACGTCATCAACGGTTACCATGGCATTGTCATGAACAACTTTGAGTGTGAGCCCGCCTTCTACACCTGTGTGGAGGTCACCGCGGGAACCAG GTTGTTCTACCACATAGTGGAGACAGACGAGGTGAGCACCAAAATCCTGACGGAGTTCAACAAGATGAACCTGCCTGGAGAAGTCACCTTCCTGCCCCTCAGCAAGCTGGACGTCAGGGACACCGCCTACCCTGAGACCAAC gATGCCATCCCCATGATCAGCAAGCTGCGCTACAGCCAGCAGTTTGACAAGGCCTTCAAGCACGTGTTTGGAAAGACCCTGATCTGTCGTAGCATGGAGGTGTCCACCCAGCTGGCCAGGGCATTCACCATGGACTGTATAACGCTGGAGG GTGACCAGGTGTCCCACCGTGGGGCGCTGACGGGGGGTTACTATGACACCAGGAAGTCGCGTCTGGAGCTGCAGAAGGACATGAGGAAGGCTGAGGAGGAGCTGGGAGAGCTGGAGGCCAAACTCAACGAGAACCTCCGCAGGAACATCGAAC GTATCAACAATGAGATCGACCAGCTGATGAACCAGATGCAGCAGATTGAGACCCAGCAGAGGAAGTTCAAGGCCTCCAGAGACTCCATCCTGTCTGAGATGAAGATGCTCAAGGAAAAGAGGCAGCAGTCTGAGAAGACATTCATGCCGAAG CAACGCTCTCTGCAGTCTCTAGAGGCCAGTCTCCATGCCATGGAGTCCACCAGGGAGTCTCTGAAGGCTGAGCTGGGGACAGACCTGCTCTCTCAGCTCAGTCTGGAGGACCAGAGACGTGTGGACGATCTCAACGACGAGATCAGACAGCTGCAGCAG GACAACAGGCAGCTGCTGAATGAGAGGATCAAGCTGGAGGGGATCATGACCAGGGTGGAGACGTACCTCAATGAGAACCTACGGAAACGCCTCGACCAAGTAGAACAG GAgttgaatgaactgagagagactgagggaggcacTATGCTCACAGCCACCTCCTCAGAGCTGGAGGGAATCAACAAACGCATCAAAGATACACTGGCACGCTCAGAGg ACCTGGACGTGTTGATCGACAAGGCGGAGATTGAGGTCAAGGATCACGCCAAGAGCATGGACCGCTGGAAGAATGTAGAGAAGGAACAGAACGACGCCATCAACCATGACACCAAGGAGCTGGAGAAGATGACCAACCGACAG GGCATGCTGCTGAAGAAGAAAGAGGAATGTATGAAGAAGATCAGGGAGCTGGGGTCCTTACCACAGGAGGCCTTCGAGAAGTACCAGACCCTCACTCTCAAACAG ctgTTCCGGAAGCTAGAGCAGTGCAACACAGAGCTGAAGAAGTACAGCCATGTAAACAAGAAGGCCCTGGACCAGTTTGTCAACTTCTCTGAGCAGAAGGAGAAGCTGATCAAGCGTCAGGACGAGCTGGAGCGAGGACACAAGTCCATCATGGAGCTCATGAACGTCCTGGAGCTCAGGAAGTACGAGGCCATCCAGCTCACATTCAAACAG GTGTCTAAGAACTTCAGTGAGGTTTTCCAGAAGCTGGTTCCGGGGGGCAAGGCCACCCTGGTGATGAAAAAGGGTGACACGGAGGGGGGTCAGTCCcaggatgagggggaggggggcacCGACAGCGAGAAGGGCTCAGGCTCTCAGAGCAGTGTGCCCTCTGTAGACCAGTTCACCGGAGTCGGCATCAGG gtgtcgttCACGGGGAAgcagggggagatgagggagatgCAGCAGCTCTCTGGAGGTCAGAAGTCCCTGGTGGCCCTGGCCCTCATCTTCGCCATCCAGAAGTGTGACCCCGCTCCTTTCTACCTGTTTGACGAGATTGACCAGGCCCTGGACGCACAGCACAGGAAGGCTGTCTCAG ATATGATTGTAGAGCTGGCGGGCCATGCCCAGTTTATCACCACTACATTCAGACCTGAGCTTCTGGAGTCAGCTGACAAGTTCTACGGAGTCAAGTTCAGAAACAAG gtgAGTCACATTGACGTGATCTCGGCAGAGCAGGCAAAAGACTTTGTGGAGGACGACACTACCCATGGTTAA